A genomic segment from Vagococcus zengguangii encodes:
- a CDS encoding helix-turn-helix domain-containing protein: MYVVAKKLVIEKDLLRQINLFELLVQHEELSGKELAKMINASERTVFSDIQSLRFMLPNGWAIDSGQRTGFKVITDYSMPLNDVWEHFFEMSIGTQLMKELLYSNEVNVQMFLQKVGISKETLKRHVQRLNRALKEFKLKLHISSRIIQITSSELSIRLFFHRLLLPFTTNNFFFDDYVIHASNYQRFLARLERQGLGIKNEETFGLCWFFINTIRIKANCPIVITIPNEHDELRNTYQINLHQLYQSEGVTLDTTESFFAFFCYLESWNYYNSFNPTVKNILKKNYGEIFDHSVALTKKISHSLQIPALNDTDLSRNIALLFLKYYESAELFQQFLSEYPELLNMELNHSETLKDLLRETFSREAPYSEWNLSEHIVDNLILLINEALSTIKLKKKNAYFIFQSEPSWKIFVYRELSNLFDAHINLIETNLSELASLNLDSDDIIIANHPINHTQVIYLSLIPTPSELQTIKETVQPSILEKGKEVAH, from the coding sequence ATGTACGTAGTGGCAAAAAAATTAGTTATTGAAAAAGACTTATTACGTCAAATAAATCTATTTGAATTACTCGTTCAACATGAAGAATTGTCTGGAAAAGAATTAGCTAAAATGATTAACGCATCTGAACGAACGGTTTTCAGTGATATACAATCTTTACGATTCATGCTTCCAAACGGTTGGGCAATTGACTCCGGACAACGAACAGGCTTTAAAGTTATAACAGACTACTCCATGCCCTTAAATGATGTTTGGGAGCATTTTTTTGAAATGTCCATTGGCACTCAATTAATGAAGGAACTTCTCTATTCAAATGAAGTCAACGTTCAAATGTTTCTTCAAAAAGTAGGTATTTCCAAAGAGACCCTGAAAAGGCATGTTCAAAGATTAAACCGAGCGCTTAAAGAATTTAAATTAAAACTCCATATAAGTTCACGAATTATCCAAATAACAAGCAGCGAATTATCTATTAGATTATTTTTCCACCGCTTACTTTTGCCTTTCACAACAAACAATTTCTTCTTTGATGATTACGTTATCCATGCGAGTAACTATCAACGATTTTTGGCACGTTTAGAGCGTCAGGGGTTGGGTATCAAAAACGAAGAAACATTTGGACTGTGTTGGTTTTTTATCAATACAATTCGCATTAAAGCTAATTGTCCGATAGTCATTACCATTCCTAACGAACATGATGAATTACGTAATACTTATCAAATCAATTTACACCAACTCTATCAATCTGAAGGTGTAACACTTGATACAACTGAAAGCTTCTTTGCCTTCTTTTGTTATTTAGAAAGTTGGAATTACTACAATTCCTTTAACCCCACTGTTAAGAATATTTTGAAAAAAAATTATGGCGAAATTTTTGACCATAGCGTTGCGCTTACTAAAAAGATTAGCCATTCATTACAAATTCCAGCTTTAAACGACACAGATTTATCTCGTAATATAGCGCTTTTGTTCTTAAAGTATTATGAATCAGCTGAACTGTTTCAACAATTTTTAAGTGAATACCCTGAACTCTTAAATATGGAACTCAATCATTCTGAAACACTAAAAGACTTATTAAGAGAGACCTTTTCTCGGGAAGCCCCGTATTCAGAATGGAATTTAAGTGAGCATATCGTTGATAATCTCATATTATTAATTAATGAAGCTCTATCAACCATAAAACTTAAAAAGAAAAATGCTTATTTTATTTTTCAATCCGAGCCTTCTTGGAAAATTTTCGTCTACCGCGAATTAAGCAACCTATTCGATGCACATATTAACTTGATTGAAACCAATCTCTCAGAATTAGCGTCTTTAAATTTAGACAGTGATGATATCATTATTGCCAATCATCCCATCAACCATACACAAGTCATTTATTTATCGCTAATCCCAACTCCCTCTGAGCTCCAAACAATAAAAGAAACTGTTCAACCTAGTATTTTAGAAAAAGGAAAAGAAGTAGCGCATTAA
- a CDS encoding alpha/beta hydrolase, whose protein sequence is MLKLLKWGLIPLIILVPFIAVNSLGLSVNAIQYIFSLTPEVTDEKRLKDVQTRINILKDIEYTSDYDNNIADIYYPKTPGKYPVVFWIHGGAYVASSKDSVAEYAANLADSAQVAIISMNYELAPSAPYPSQLLQTSQMARYFIENAQEFPMLDLEKIFVGGDSAGGQIAAQYLLTQTNLVYGKQLGVPKLIDNSQLKGALLFCGPYEINQLKKTDGKSVLAKFLYRTVAWALIGKKDWQNEPQIDEASISAHLTEDFPPSFITDGNKLSFPDHAKTLIDRLEALGIENQSLFFEENKELGHEYQFDFTKPEAQVAFEQVVQFINKQIKN, encoded by the coding sequence ATGTTAAAGCTTCTAAAGTGGGGCTTAATCCCCTTAATAATTCTAGTACCCTTTATCGCAGTTAATTCCCTTGGATTATCCGTCAACGCCATTCAATATATTTTTTCACTGACGCCTGAAGTAACAGATGAAAAACGCTTGAAAGACGTTCAAACAAGAATAAATATACTAAAAGATATCGAATATACATCGGACTATGACAACAATATCGCTGATATTTATTACCCAAAAACGCCCGGAAAATATCCCGTTGTTTTTTGGATACATGGTGGGGCTTATGTTGCTAGTAGTAAAGACAGTGTGGCTGAATATGCTGCTAATTTGGCGGATAGTGCTCAAGTCGCAATTATTTCTATGAACTATGAATTAGCTCCAAGTGCCCCCTATCCTAGTCAGCTACTCCAAACTAGTCAAATGGCACGCTATTTTATTGAAAATGCACAAGAGTTTCCCATGCTAGACCTTGAGAAAATTTTTGTGGGTGGTGATTCTGCTGGTGGGCAAATTGCAGCGCAATATCTCCTAACCCAAACAAATTTAGTTTACGGCAAACAACTAGGGGTACCCAAACTAATCGATAATTCACAGCTAAAAGGCGCCTTACTATTTTGTGGTCCGTATGAAATTAATCAACTAAAAAAGACAGATGGCAAATCAGTATTAGCTAAGTTTTTATACCGAACAGTCGCCTGGGCCTTAATTGGTAAAAAAGATTGGCAAAATGAACCACAAATCGATGAGGCGTCAATCTCTGCTCACTTAACAGAGGATTTCCCACCTAGTTTTATTACTGACGGCAACAAACTATCTTTCCCTGATCATGCTAAAACATTGATTGATCGTTTAGAAGCCTTAGGTATAGAGAATCAATCACTATTTTTTGAAGAAAATAAAGAGCTAGGTCATGAATATCAATTTGACTTTACTAAACCAGAGGCGCAAGTAGCATTTGAACAAGTGGTCCAATTTATTAATAAGCAAATAAAAAACTAA
- a CDS encoding MurR/RpiR family transcriptional regulator: MLFLSHQVELNQLEIDIYHYITQNIDKVIYMRIRDLASATHVSTTTILRFCKKFGCQGFADFKLKLQMYVAEQQERSEAIQLADELPYIEFLKRTNSLDFQQPIEEAANILADSDLILCIGIGTSGVMASYASMLFSSLFNLALPITDPMNLPIENISAQLNKKVCLLIISVSGENRDIIEYINQLSLTNTTIVSITNSGNSTISKLSTVNIPYYTNTEMYKNTNITSQLPVTYIIEMIGRYANHLITRDSQ; this comes from the coding sequence ATGTTATTTTTATCTCATCAAGTTGAGTTGAATCAATTAGAAATCGATATTTATCATTACATCACCCAAAATATTGATAAAGTCATTTACATGCGCATTCGTGATTTAGCTAGTGCGACGCATGTTAGTACCACCACCATTTTACGATTTTGTAAAAAATTTGGTTGCCAAGGATTTGCTGATTTTAAATTAAAATTACAAATGTACGTCGCTGAACAGCAAGAGCGTAGTGAGGCGATTCAGTTAGCTGACGAATTACCTTATATTGAGTTTTTAAAGCGAACTAATTCGCTTGATTTTCAACAACCTATTGAAGAAGCAGCCAATATCTTAGCTGATTCCGATCTTATTCTATGTATTGGTATCGGCACATCTGGTGTCATGGCTAGCTATGCTTCGATGTTGTTTAGCTCATTGTTCAATTTGGCTTTACCCATTACTGACCCCATGAATTTACCAATTGAAAATATCTCAGCTCAATTAAATAAAAAAGTTTGTCTGCTGATTATCTCAGTTTCTGGGGAAAATCGTGACATTATCGAATATATCAATCAATTAAGCTTGACCAACACGACCATTGTCTCGATTACAAATAGTGGTAACTCAACAATCTCAAAGTTATCGACGGTTAATATCCCCTACTATACGAATACTGAAATGTACAAAAACACAAATATCACGTCCCAACTACCGGTGACCTATATTATCGAAATGATTGGAAGATATGCTAATCATCTTATCACTCGAGACAGTCAATAA
- a CDS encoding 6-phospho-beta-glucosidase gives MAKKLKIVTIGGGSSYTPELVEGFINRYEQLPLSELWLVDVEAGKEKLEIVGEMAKRMVKAAGLPIEVHLTLDRREALKDADFVTTQMRVGLLDARILDERIPLSHGLIGQETNGAGGIFKALRTVPVILEIVEDMKELCPDAWLVNFTNPAGMVTEAVLRYGNWDKVIGLCNIPVNAVYQETELLGEQLGDVFFQFAGINHLHWHTAVDKNGVDRTQELIKKMYGNDENQSIVANIKDNSLIYEQVENLEMIPCPYHNYYYYTDKMLAEELEDFKANGTRAEKVKQIEHELFELYKDPNLDYKPQQLAERGGARYSEAACEVINSIYNDTRKVMTVSTRNNGTIKDLPDESAVEVTCMMTGNGPVPFNFGHFSPKQRGLLQVMKSMEELTLEAAVTGDRGTLLQAFTMNPLITSGDVAKQVMDEMLEAHKQYLPAFFK, from the coding sequence ATGGCAAAAAAATTAAAAATTGTCACAATTGGTGGAGGATCAAGTTATACACCGGAATTAGTGGAAGGGTTTATTAATCGTTATGAACAATTACCGTTAAGTGAATTATGGTTAGTCGATGTTGAAGCCGGAAAAGAAAAATTAGAAATCGTTGGTGAGATGGCCAAACGTATGGTTAAAGCGGCTGGCTTACCAATTGAGGTACATTTAACATTAGACCGTCGTGAAGCCTTAAAGGACGCGGACTTTGTTACCACTCAAATGCGTGTTGGGTTACTTGATGCACGTATTTTGGATGAACGTATTCCATTAAGTCATGGTCTAATCGGTCAAGAAACCAATGGAGCAGGCGGAATTTTTAAAGCGTTAAGAACGGTTCCGGTTATTTTAGAAATTGTGGAAGATATGAAAGAATTATGCCCGGATGCGTGGTTAGTTAACTTCACAAATCCAGCAGGTATGGTGACTGAAGCAGTGTTACGTTACGGTAACTGGGATAAAGTGATTGGCTTATGTAATATTCCAGTTAATGCCGTTTACCAAGAGACGGAATTATTGGGCGAACAACTAGGCGATGTTTTCTTCCAATTCGCAGGGATTAATCATTTACACTGGCATACGGCGGTGGATAAAAACGGCGTGGACCGTACCCAAGAGTTAATTAAAAAAATGTACGGTAACGATGAAAACCAATCAATTGTTGCCAATATTAAAGATAACAGCTTGATTTATGAACAAGTGGAAAACTTAGAAATGATCCCATGTCCATATCATAACTACTACTACTACACCGATAAAATGTTAGCCGAAGAATTAGAAGACTTCAAAGCAAATGGTACCCGTGCCGAAAAAGTGAAACAAATTGAGCATGAATTGTTTGAACTTTACAAAGATCCTAATTTAGATTACAAACCACAACAATTAGCTGAACGTGGAGGTGCACGCTATTCAGAAGCTGCGTGCGAAGTAATCAATTCTATTTACAATGACACACGTAAAGTGATGACCGTTAGCACACGTAATAACGGCACAATTAAAGACTTACCAGATGAGTCAGCCGTAGAAGTAACGTGTATGATGACCGGAAATGGTCCTGTGCCATTTAACTTTGGGCACTTCAGTCCAAAACAACGCGGCTTACTTCAAGTGATGAAGTCAATGGAAGAGTTAACACTTGAAGCAGCGGTAACGGGTGACCGTGGTACGCTACTACAAGCGTTCACGATGAATCCTTTAATTACAAGTGGTGATGTGGCAAAACAAGTCATGGATGAAATGTTAGAAGCACACAAACAATATTTACCAGCTTTTTTCAAATAA
- a CDS encoding YitT family protein, protein MVKQIKRVGLILISALILAASVNLFMSPHHVAAGGASGLGVIIEYALNIDRSITVLIFNIVVLVLAALFLGKEYFFNTLIGAIAFPVFLGMLPEYMVVSDRFLSIIIGSIGWAIGVSILYNIQASIGGTTIPPLILEKFFHISPSIGLLVSDAIVVCLSLYIFGIESFFFALISIAITSVVMTYLETGINRKKAIIIVTSMDPTEFREKMDAITVQTLVMFTVQSGEENKRDTMKLIVTSDKEYPVLKQAISQIDPQAFVMAYNVSEVSDLGLTYHPSDI, encoded by the coding sequence ATGGTAAAACAAATTAAAAGAGTAGGTTTGATTTTAATCAGTGCGCTAATTTTAGCAGCCAGTGTTAACTTATTTATGAGCCCGCATCATGTAGCAGCAGGTGGCGCAAGTGGTTTGGGGGTTATCATAGAATATGCGTTAAATATTGACCGCTCCATTACAGTATTAATTTTCAACATTGTGGTATTAGTACTTGCAGCACTCTTTTTAGGAAAAGAATACTTTTTTAATACCTTAATTGGAGCGATTGCTTTCCCAGTATTCTTAGGAATGTTGCCGGAATATATGGTCGTTAGTGATCGATTTTTATCAATTATTATTGGAAGTATCGGTTGGGCTATTGGTGTATCCATTTTGTATAACATTCAAGCCTCAATTGGCGGAACAACCATTCCACCACTAATTCTTGAAAAATTCTTCCATATTAGCCCATCAATTGGCCTATTAGTATCAGATGCCATTGTCGTTTGTCTAAGCTTATATATTTTCGGGATTGAATCGTTCTTCTTCGCCCTTATTTCGATTGCGATTACGTCAGTTGTGATGACCTATTTAGAAACCGGGATTAACCGCAAAAAAGCGATTATTATCGTTACTAGCATGGATCCAACTGAATTCCGTGAAAAAATGGACGCCATCACTGTTCAGACATTAGTGATGTTTACCGTCCAATCCGGTGAAGAAAACAAACGCGACACGATGAAATTAATTGTTACATCAGACAAAGAGTATCCTGTCTTGAAACAAGCGATTAGTCAAATCGATCCACAAGCCTTCGTGATGGCTTACAATGTTTCAGAAGTCAGTGATTTAGGTTTAACCTATCACCCAAGCGATATTTAA
- a CDS encoding LysR family transcriptional regulator gives MFALIDTFLAVYETRSFTKAAEQLFISQPAVSVHIKKLEQHFDVTLFTRGGNHQLIPTEQADYLYPKLQVLKQTWHQLELEAKDMPLTKQDITIALSNTHALKVFPKLLTRLLEKFPQVNFHLVETNSQSAQKMIKHYQADIGFIEDDLLDSAIKREFFYEDQLVHCGQVHSPYWLLREPSSGTYRYQNDYLKKNNLQPEFIHVNSNEMMLALLKEGIGQTVLSKLFIPTDSTIPINHVVAQRPLYLITRQNETESLVHQIKNAVLAHEK, from the coding sequence ATGTTTGCATTAATTGATACGTTCCTAGCTGTATACGAAACAAGAAGTTTTACGAAAGCTGCTGAACAACTATTCATTTCTCAACCGGCTGTCTCGGTCCATATCAAAAAATTAGAACAGCACTTCGATGTCACCCTCTTCACGCGAGGAGGTAATCATCAATTAATACCAACTGAACAAGCCGATTATTTATACCCAAAACTCCAAGTCTTAAAACAGACCTGGCACCAACTCGAACTAGAAGCAAAGGACATGCCTTTAACTAAGCAAGACATTACCATAGCCCTTTCAAATACCCATGCCCTGAAAGTTTTTCCAAAACTATTAACTCGTTTGCTCGAGAAATTTCCACAAGTTAATTTCCATTTAGTTGAAACAAACTCACAATCCGCTCAAAAAATGATTAAACACTATCAAGCGGATATTGGCTTTATTGAAGATGACTTGCTTGATTCAGCGATTAAGCGCGAATTTTTTTATGAAGATCAATTAGTCCATTGTGGTCAAGTGCACTCACCTTATTGGCTACTGCGTGAACCTAGTTCAGGCACTTACCGTTATCAAAATGATTACTTAAAAAAAAATAACTTACAACCCGAATTTATCCACGTCAATAGTAACGAGATGATGCTCGCCTTACTAAAAGAAGGGATTGGACAAACGGTTCTTTCAAAACTTTTTATCCCAACTGATAGTACAATCCCTATCAATCATGTTGTAGCACAACGACCGCTTTATCTCATCACACGCCAAAATGAAACGGAATCATTGGTTCATCAAATTAAGAACGCTGTTTTAGCTCATGAAAAATAA
- a CDS encoding TDT family transporter, with the protein MKELLKIIPIPMGGLMLGMASLSSLLMSGPLKILAELLLVFATLGCALLWLKIFWLLPDVRASLKNPVIASVFPTIIMASMILVSLWGKVLLVTTQPLMKNLWLILIVGHYVWLLAFFYQQVIKKQVKINAIMPSWFIVFVGIGVAASTGMVFYPLVAKISLISALMGYVLLLPVMIVRIFKIKTFEPEQWPLVTILAAPGSLCLVGLLTVYGAQYTKLALALLVISQGLYVVALCLLRLKFQPTFYPSYAAYTFPLVISAIALTKYTDCFLQGSRYYSLMRVCSLLEQSLAIVAVIFVAACYVNYLKKQLRINKKTKVSYH; encoded by the coding sequence ATGAAAGAGTTATTAAAAATTATTCCGATACCAATGGGCGGCTTGATGTTGGGAATGGCCTCTTTAAGTTCGTTGTTAATGTCTGGGCCATTGAAAATATTAGCAGAATTATTACTTGTCTTTGCAACGTTAGGTTGTGCATTACTATGGTTAAAAATATTTTGGCTATTACCTGATGTGAGAGCAAGTTTAAAAAATCCAGTGATTGCGTCAGTTTTCCCCACGATTATTATGGCATCGATGATTCTAGTTTCACTCTGGGGAAAAGTCTTGTTAGTAACTACTCAGCCACTAATGAAAAATTTATGGCTAATACTTATAGTAGGGCACTATGTGTGGTTGCTGGCTTTTTTTTATCAACAAGTTATTAAGAAACAAGTTAAGATAAATGCGATTATGCCAAGTTGGTTTATTGTTTTTGTGGGAATCGGAGTAGCAGCCAGTACAGGCATGGTTTTTTATCCACTAGTTGCCAAAATAAGTTTAATCAGCGCTTTAATGGGTTATGTCCTATTGTTACCAGTGATGATAGTAAGAATTTTTAAAATAAAAACATTTGAACCAGAGCAATGGCCACTAGTTACGATTTTAGCGGCACCAGGTTCGTTATGTTTAGTAGGCTTACTGACGGTTTATGGCGCTCAATATACGAAGTTAGCGTTAGCGCTATTAGTTATTTCTCAAGGTTTATATGTTGTCGCATTATGCTTGCTACGTCTAAAATTTCAACCGACTTTTTATCCAAGTTACGCGGCGTATACATTTCCTTTAGTCATTTCGGCGATAGCTTTAACCAAATATACAGACTGTTTTCTACAAGGTAGTCGTTATTATTCGTTGATGAGAGTGTGTAGTTTGCTTGAACAAAGTCTAGCAATCGTGGCAGTTATTTTTGTGGCAGCTTGTTATGTTAATTATCTAAAAAAACAGTTACGAATAAATAAAAAAACGAAGGTGTCCTATCATTAG
- a CDS encoding ABC transporter ATP-binding protein, whose product MINAHNLSVTMNNTKILDDLNLAITPGECVIITGPSGSGKSTLINLLAGLIPELYDGQLTGKLTVGKQTVPPTDFYAYVEQLGVVFQNPKTQFFTSDVYSELAFPMENYGMERVDMLQRLADKTAELGLEPFIDRQMLNLSGGEKQLIAFTSSSMMPHSLFLLDEPSSNLDSQTQQKLLVALQQMKAAGVTIIIAEHRLDYLLPLADRFILMEHGKITKEFSAQNFQQLSNHELHMLGLRAIHPFTSNNTDDIALTNETKKAQVIQLESISYRYHAKSERSLSIPFLEFSNQEIIGIVGHNGAGKSTFSKLLTGLLKPKSGKISLNGKKLSKKALINQSFLVMQDVNLQLFFETVEKELTLTPVDGNLFDQVVEKLNLVHLLTRHPQTLSGGEKQRVAIASALLSGKQLIIFDEPTSGLDYRHMKEFSETLTWLRDRGVFVLVISHDQEFMSLACDRLLHFENGQLIQTKNEGA is encoded by the coding sequence ATGATTAACGCTCACAATCTCTCCGTTACAATGAATAACACAAAGATATTAGATGACCTGAATTTGGCTATTACACCGGGCGAATGTGTCATCATAACCGGTCCGAGTGGTAGTGGTAAATCTACGCTAATCAACCTATTGGCCGGCTTAATTCCAGAATTATATGACGGGCAACTAACAGGTAAACTAACAGTTGGCAAACAAACTGTTCCACCAACTGATTTTTATGCTTATGTCGAACAGCTTGGGGTTGTTTTTCAAAATCCAAAAACACAATTTTTTACGAGCGATGTATATTCAGAACTGGCTTTTCCAATGGAGAATTATGGAATGGAACGAGTGGACATGTTACAACGTCTAGCTGATAAAACAGCTGAATTAGGATTAGAGCCGTTTATTGACCGTCAGATGTTAAACTTATCCGGTGGGGAAAAGCAATTAATTGCCTTTACTTCTAGTAGTATGATGCCACATTCACTGTTTTTACTAGATGAGCCCTCAAGTAATCTTGATAGCCAAACGCAACAAAAACTACTAGTAGCGCTTCAACAAATGAAAGCTGCTGGTGTCACCATCATCATTGCGGAACATCGCTTGGATTATTTGCTCCCCTTAGCGGATCGTTTTATTTTGATGGAACATGGAAAAATAACAAAAGAATTCTCAGCTCAAAACTTTCAACAATTAAGCAATCATGAGCTACATATGCTTGGCTTACGTGCCATTCATCCCTTTACTTCAAACAATACAGATGATATAGCTCTAACAAATGAGACTAAAAAAGCCCAAGTTATCCAGTTAGAAAGCATTAGCTATCGTTATCACGCTAAGAGCGAACGATCACTTTCTATTCCCTTCTTAGAATTTAGTAACCAAGAAATCATCGGGATTGTTGGGCATAACGGGGCTGGAAAATCTACATTTTCAAAGTTATTAACAGGTCTATTAAAACCTAAGTCTGGGAAAATTTCCCTAAATGGTAAAAAATTGTCAAAAAAAGCCTTAATTAATCAAAGTTTCTTAGTTATGCAAGATGTCAATTTACAATTATTCTTTGAAACTGTGGAAAAAGAACTTACGCTGACACCAGTTGACGGGAATTTATTTGACCAAGTTGTGGAAAAATTAAATTTGGTTCACTTGTTAACACGTCACCCTCAAACCTTGTCAGGTGGGGAAAAACAGCGTGTCGCAATTGCTAGCGCACTTCTTTCTGGTAAACAACTGATTATTTTTGACGAACCAACGAGTGGACTTGATTATCGTCACATGAAAGAATTTAGTGAAACACTGACCTGGCTCCGTGACCGTGGTGTCTTCGTCCTAGTGATCAGTCACGACCAAGAATTTATGTCCCTAGCTTGTGATCGTTTGTTACATTTTGAAAATGGTCAACTTATTCAAACCAAAAACGAAGGTGCCTAA
- a CDS encoding energy-coupling factor transporter transmembrane component T family protein translates to MRTLSVKFDPRSKLVTVLFASLLLMFRFDLTIELAFMTLLFLLFCLEGSWKRGLFYYLSCLFILWFSDWLLNYINQPFITFISFGFIVLRRFFPTIMAAGFAANKTKTSQWIATLKKWHFPFSIIVPLAVLFRFFPTFMQDFKHLHNAMKFRGIVHSYWDLIRHPFRTIEHLVVPLLMSTENISLDLSAASLTRGLGNPAPQSSIYPIKFAWYDYLLCLVIILLGIGGFTL, encoded by the coding sequence ATGAGAACATTATCCGTTAAATTTGATCCCCGCAGTAAGCTAGTGACTGTTTTATTTGCTAGCTTACTTTTGATGTTTCGCTTTGACTTAACAATCGAACTAGCCTTTATGACCCTACTCTTTCTATTATTCTGTTTAGAAGGTAGCTGGAAACGAGGGCTTTTTTACTACCTGAGTTGTTTATTTATCCTATGGTTTAGTGACTGGTTGTTGAACTATATTAACCAACCCTTTATCACCTTTATTTCGTTTGGATTTATCGTCTTAAGACGTTTCTTCCCGACGATTATGGCCGCTGGGTTTGCCGCTAACAAGACCAAAACCAGTCAGTGGATTGCCACTTTAAAAAAATGGCACTTCCCTTTTTCAATTATTGTCCCGCTAGCGGTATTATTCCGATTTTTTCCAACCTTTATGCAAGATTTCAAACATCTACACAACGCGATGAAATTTAGAGGGATTGTTCATTCTTATTGGGACTTGATTCGCCATCCGTTTCGTACAATTGAACATTTAGTCGTCCCGTTACTAATGTCGACTGAGAATATTTCACTCGATTTATCGGCTGCTTCTTTAACGCGAGGTCTAGGAAATCCAGCGCCGCAATCAAGTATTTATCCCATTAAATTCGCCTGGTATGACTACCTGCTGTGCCTAGTCATTATTTTATTAGGGATTGGAGGATTTACTTTATGA
- a CDS encoding MptD family putative ECF transporter S component produces MKHFKVQDLISVGIYAAIYYLLMALAVFALHMGFGIFSYIFIPSGTALVAGIVYLLMTHRIPKFGAITILGLVNAAFFMFSGYFALSFIPSIVCGFLADIIQHKTTLPEKARTLLGYTIFNFSLTGPILPMWFMQDAYKEALANKGKDASYIVEILKPVNTTTFILIILSIIVCSVIGLWFANKIYQKHFAKTKGQKNENIIR; encoded by the coding sequence ATGAAACACTTTAAAGTTCAAGATTTAATCTCAGTTGGTATTTATGCCGCTATTTATTATTTATTAATGGCTCTAGCCGTTTTTGCTTTACACATGGGATTTGGTATTTTTAGTTACATCTTCATCCCTAGTGGCACAGCACTTGTAGCAGGAATTGTTTATTTGTTAATGACTCACCGTATTCCTAAATTTGGTGCCATTACGATTTTAGGGTTAGTCAATGCCGCTTTCTTCATGTTTTCTGGTTATTTTGCCTTGTCATTTATTCCAAGTATTGTTTGTGGTTTCTTAGCTGATATCATTCAACACAAAACAACTTTACCTGAAAAAGCACGTACTCTTTTAGGCTATACTATTTTCAACTTCAGCTTAACGGGCCCTATTTTGCCAATGTGGTTCATGCAGGATGCTTACAAAGAAGCCTTAGCAAACAAAGGAAAAGATGCGAGTTACATTGTTGAAATTTTGAAACCTGTTAACACGACAACGTTTATCTTAATTATTTTATCTATTATTGTATGTAGCGTGATTGGTTTATGGTTTGCTAACAAAATTTACCAAAAACATTTTGCCAAAACAAAAGGACAAAAAAATGAGAACATTATCCGTTAA